DNA from Cytophagia bacterium CHB2:
ACTGTTGTCTTCTATTTGCCGGCGCAGCTCATCGAGGTTGGCAAAACTCCGTATCAAAAATTTTCTTCAAACACCGGCCGCAGCCTGCCTGCCGCTGATTTTATCTACAAAACTGCTGGCCGGTTGGGGAATTCACTGAACGGCTATCGATTGTCCGAGCCGTTCCACCCTTGCGCGCGAGCGCAACCGGCTGAGTCTGAGCTTGCGGAGGCCGAGCTTGTCCAAATCGAGCTTGTCGAGGCCCGACTAACCCATTTTCGGAACAATATCAAATGGAGACCGAGGCATGAAGGATATGCTACTGATTCACGATAACGAGCAGAGGTATTCATTTCGAAGCGATTGGCAAGTTCCTCCAATCATTCCACCAAAGAAAGGAGAAAGCAATGGTTGAAAAAGTAAAACCCGTTCCTCAAGGATTTCACACCGTCACGCCACACCTGATCGTACGCGACGCCCACGCCGCGATCCAATTTTACAAAAACGCCTTTGGCGCCAAAGAGCATTCTCGCGCGCCCGGGCCGGACGGCAAGTCGATTATGCATGCGGAACTGCAAATTGGCGATTCGATTATTTTTGTGAATGACGAATTTCCGGAGTGGGGCGTGGTCTCACCGCTGGCGCTCAACGGTTCCGCGGTTACGATTCATCTTTATGTTGAAGACGCGGATGCAGTTTGGAACCGCGCGCTCAATGCCGGCGCGAAAGAGCTTATGCCTCTGGATAACGCGTTTTGGGGCGATCGCTATGGGAAGCTTGTCGATCCGTTTGGCCATCACTGGTCCATCGCGAGTCACATCGAAGATTTGACGCCGGAGGAGATGGCTAAGCGCGCGGCTGCGGCGTTTGGTGGATGAAGCGCCCGAGAGGTAATGCCGTTAACCCAAATTAACGGACAAGAAAGCGAGCGAAGTCGGACTGCTGTGTTTGAAAGTCCGACTTGCCCGTTATGCGATTAGCTTTTCAAAGTTAGAATAAAATTCTGAAAGCTTATGGCAGGATAATTTGTCGGCAGAACGATTTGAAATAATTCTGCCGATAAATCATCCTGCCAAAGGTTTTTTCGGCGATGCTCATTGACTTCTGTGCATTTCGGTGGAAAAGCTTTATCGCCGAAGACACCGAGTTTCACCGAATAGTTTTTTGTTGCTTCGCAGAAGCTTTGATTTGCAGCTTGTCTGCAAATCAGGGTAGCGATTTATTGGGATTTTACCTAGTTTTTTTGTTTTTACGAATGGAGACGCCAACATGAAATACATGCTCCTGATCTACTATGATGAACAGACCTTGAGCGAAGCCGAGCGCGAACAATGCTTCGGCGAGTCTGCGCAACTTGCGCATGAGCTTGATGCCAACGGCCAGTATGTGGCCGCCAATCCGCTGCATCCCACCGCGGCTGCAACCAGCGTGCGCCTGCGCCAGGGCAAGCGGCTGGTGACCGACGGCCCGTTTGCGGAGACGCGCGAGCAGCTCGGCGGCTATTTCTTGATTGATGCAAAAAATCTCGATGAGGCCATCGGCATTGCCGCACGGATTCCCATGGCGCTCAAAGGCACTGTCGAAGTCCGGCCGGTGGTGGAGATTCCGGGATTGCCCTGAACCGCGAATGAGCGCGAATTCGCGGTTTGAGATATAGGAAAGCCATAATTATGTTCCCTTAACGCTTGACCATGAAAAAGGAAATCATGAAATACCTGTGCATGGCTTATGAAGAGGAGAGCAAGCTCGATGCGCTCTCGCAAAGCGAGTGGACCGCCCTGAGGGCGGAGACGCTGAACTATGTCGATGAGCTTAAGAAAGGCGGCTATCTCATTGCCGCCGAACCCTTGCAAAGTGTTCGCACGGCTGCGACGGTGCGTGTGCGCAACGGCAAGATTTCCATCACCGACGGACCCTTTGCCGAAACCAAAGAAACGCTCGGCGGGTTCTTTTTGATCGAGGCAATTGACATGAACGAGGCCATTCAAGTCGCCTCGAGATGGCCCTCGGCGCGCTTGGGAAGCATCGAAGTACGGCCAATTGAAGCCGGCCTGAAGGAAGATAAACGCTATGCCTAAACGCCGTGAGAAGAGGAGGGTAATGTTTTGTGCATGCCCTGCAACCATGCCGCTGTCGATTTCCACCCTCACCGAACGACTAAGACGCGAAATCCAAAAAGCAATGGCATTCGCTCTAAATTAAGAAATGAATCCACAAGACGATCGCATGCACTCTGCGCTCGATGAAACCTCCGCACCCTCGTCATTGAATCCTTCGCGCGAGCAAATTTTGGAAATGGGCCGCGCTGCGATTCAAATGATCGCCGATTACTATAGCGCGCTTCCGCAGGTAACGCTCGCTCCCAACACCACCAGCGCGGCAGTGCGTGAACAACTCGCTCTGGAGTTTCCCGTTGCCGGAAAACATTTCGACACGTTGCTCGAATTTATCAACCAAAAAATTTTTGCTGCCAGCCGGCACAACGGCCACCCGCGTTTTTTCGGTTATATCGCTTCGCCCGGCACGGCCGCAACGGCTCTCGCCGATCTGCTTGCCTCAACGCTGAATCCGAGTCTCACCTCCTGGCGTTCCGCGCCCGGCGCGGCTGAGATCGAACGCCAAACGATTGATTGGATCAAACAAATTATCGGTTACGCGCCCGCAGCCGAGGGTTTATTTCTCAGCGGCGGATCGATGGCACATCTCTGCGCATTGGCTGTGGCGCGCGATGCCAAAGCGCCGCATCCGGTTACTTCGCAGGGCTGCCAGACTCTCGCACGCGCGATGCGAGTTTATATTTCAGCAGAAGGCCATCACTCGATCAGCAAAGCGGCGGGATTGCTCGGCATTGGCCGCGACAACGTGCGACAGGTTGCAGTCAATTCGCGTTTTCAAATGGACCTGCGCGCGTTGGCGAAACTGATCGAAGACGATCTCGCTGAGGGTCACTTGCCGTTTTGCGTGGTGGCGAATGCCGGCACGGTCAACACCGGCGCGTGTGATGCGCTCGATGAAATTGCCGAAGTAGCGGCGCAATATGGCTTGTGGTTTCATGTTGATGCTTGTTACGGAGGCTTTGCTGCGTTGGCACCTTCCAAGCGCGTTTTGTTTCGTGGGATCGAGCGTGCGGATTCCGTTGCGCTCGATCCGCACAAATGGCTGTACGTGCCCGGGGATTGTGGCTGTGTTCTGTATCGCGATCCCGGCCGGGCGCGCGCCACGTTCGGGCACGAAGCGGAGTATATTCGCGTTATGGCGCTTGCCTCCGATGAAGCTTTTGCGTTTTGGGATTACGGTCCCGAGTTGACGCGCCGGTTCCGCGCGTTGAAAGTTTGGATGATGTTGGCGCACGTGGGCGCCGAAGCATTGGGCGAGGCCATCGAGCGCAATTGCCAATGCGCCGAATATTTCGCGCAACTCGCAGCGCAAGCGGATGACTTCGAGATGCTGGCGCCCGTCGAGTTGTCGATCTTTTGTTTCAGATACGCGCCGCCCGCGCTGAAAACGGCTTATGCGATTGCAAGCGGCGGAGAGCGCGACGCCATCGACCAAAAGCTGAATGCTTTGAATGAACGCATTCTCACCGCAGTGCAGCGCGGCGGAAGCTCGTATCTTTCCAATGCCGGCATCGCTGGCCGCTTTGCCCTACGCGGCTGCGTGCTGAACTATCGCACGACCAAGCGCGATATGGAAATCCTGCTTGACGACGTGCGCCAAGCAGGCCGGCAGATTGTGGAAGAAAAATAGTGCGTGCTGTCGATTTCAAGCCTCGCCGAACGACTAGATGGTGTAAACAACGAGCGCCTTTTTCACCATCTTTCGGAGGAAGCTATGAAATACCTCTGCCTTGGCTACTATGATGAGAAAAAATGGGAAACCATGTCCGAAAGCGAGCAGAACGCTTTTATGGACGAATGCTTTGCCTACGACGATGAGTTGCGCAAGAACGGCCACTTTGTCGGAGGGGAGGCGCTGCAAAGCGCTCGTAATGCCACCACTCTGCGTTGGCGGAACAACAAGGTGACGGTCACCGACGGCCCGTTCGCCGAAACGAAAGAGCAGTTGGGCGGTCTCCTCGTACTCGAAGCGCGAGATTTGAACCACGCCATTCAGTTGATGTCGAAGCATCCCGGCGTGAAAGCCGGGCCGTTTGAGATTCGGCCGATTGAAGACATGAGTGCAATTGTGGCCGAGAGCGAGCGGCGGCGCAATGTTCAAAAGCAATGACACAAAAATGTATGGCAGGAAAATAAAAACCGCATCTTTCGAACAGTGTGCATTCCACATAAATTTTTCTGGCCTCCGTTTTTCTATCATTGAATTCTTTTTTGTTTGCAGCGGTAGAATGCTTCGGCTTTCTCTCAACAAAAATTTAAAGGAGAAACACCCATGCGATTCATGATGCTGATGATCCCCAAGGGATATGAGACGGCGGCGCCGGGCACGATGCCCGACGCCAAAGCCGTCGAAGCAATGATGAAGTACAACGAAGAACTGCAAAACGCTGGCGTGCTGCGCAGCCTCGAAGGCCTGCATCCGCCTTCGATGGGGGCGCGCGTCTCGTTCGCCGGAGGCAAACCTATGGTGACCGATGGGCCTTTCATCGAGTCGAAAGAAGTGCTTGGCGGCTACTGGATAATTGAAGTGAAGTCGAAAGAAGAAGCAATTGAGTGGGCCAAACGCTGCCCCGGTTCGGATAACGAAGTGATCGAGATTCGCCGGGTACAAGAGTTCGATGACTTCCCGGCTGATGTTCAAAAAGCCGCGGCGGGATTCGAGGAGATGCAAAAGCAGGCCGGACAGAGTCGATAAAATTTTCACCACTTGGGCGCAAAGGTGAAGGACAACAGCACCGCCGCCCTTGCGATTAGCGACCCCAACGGCTTGTTGGAATGGCTTGCGAAAGACCGAGCCGCAGTGAAGTTCCGCGACATGAAAGCAATTAAGGCGAACAAAACTGCCTTCGAGAAGATCGTGCGGCAATGGATCGCTTGTTTGAAATGAAACGCAGAATGCTTATCGACAAAATAGTTTTTGAAGTGGTGCGATAATCTCAAATCAATACGGAGAGGAGTTATTATGTTGAAAAAGATTCTCATCGGTCTCGCGGTGCTCATTGTCGCGCTGCTCGGCTATGCCGCGACCAAGCCGGACACATTTCGCATCGAGCGCAGCGCGAGCATCAAAGCCGCGCCGGAAACGATCTTTGCGCAGCTTCACGATTTTCGCAGTTGGGGCAATTGGTCGCCGTGGGAGAAGTTAGATCCCGCGCTGCAAAGAATGTATAGCGGCGCAGCAGTTGGAACGGGCGCGGTTTATGAGTGGAAAGGCAACAGCGAGGTCGGCGCAGGGCGTATGGAGATTCTGGAATCTTCTCCCGCTTCGAAGCTCACCATCAAGCTGAGTTTCACCGAGCCGTTTGAAGCGCAGAGCACTTCAGAGTTCTCGTTAACGCCCGAAGGCGAGACCACGAAAATCACGTGGGTGATGCAGGGTCCCAATCAATTCATTGGGAAAGTCATGAGCATCTTCGTCAACATGGACACCTATGTCGGGAAGGATTTCGAAACCGGCTTGGCCAATTTGAAAACCCTCGCGGAAGCGGGCAAGCAAGACATCGTGCTCACACGAATTTTCGATGCGCCGCTCGAAGCTGTTTGGAAGGCGTGGACCGTGCCGGAGCAAGTGATGAAATGGTGGGGGCCGACCGGATTTACTTCGCCTTCGTGCAAAATCGATTTTCGCGAAGGCGGTAAATTTATCTTTCATATGCGCGCGCCCCAAGAAATGAACAACGCGGATTTCTATACCGCCGGCGTGTACAAGAAGATCGTGCCGGCGGAGCTTATTGAGTTCACGCAAGGCTTGTCCGACAAGGACGGCAACAAAATCAATCCGACGACGCTTGGCATGCCTGCGGATTTTCCCGAAGAGATTCCCTCTCTCTTGGCTTTCAAGAATGTCGACGGCAAAACGGAACTGACCGCAATCGAGTACGGCTGGACGCTGGGCGAAATGCGCGAGATGTCCAAACTTGGTTTGGAGCAGTGTCTCGATAAATTGGCGGAGAGCTTGAAATGATTGCAGGCGCAGTCCAATCATCAGTGTTATGCCGATCAAATCCGATCCACCGAAAGGAGAAGTAATCATGACCACCAACACAATTCGACTTCATCGCGTGCTGCGTGCAACACCTGAGAAAATCTATCGAGCATTCCTCGATGCGGACGCCATGACCAAATGGCTTCCGCCAAACGGCTTCACGGGCAAAGTGCATCACGCAGACGCCAAAGCCGGCGGCACCTATAAGATGTCGTTCACAAACTTCACCACCGGCAAGAGCCACTCCTTCGGCGGCGAGTATCTCGAACTTGTGCCCCACGAACGCCTCCGCTACACGGACAGATTCGACGATCCGAATCTGCCCGGAGAAATGCAGACGACCATCACGTTGAAGAAGGTATCCTGCGGAACCGAGTTGAACATCGTGCAGGAAGGCGTTCCGGCAGTGATTCCCGCTGAGGCTTGCTATCTCGGCTGGCAGGAATCGCTGACGCTGTTAGCGAAACTCGTCGAGGCGGAAATTCCGGATTAGCCGCGAGACCGAAGAATCCATTTGCCAAACGAGGGAAAACATTTGCAGCTCGCGGATTCAATGATTGCCAAAAACGGCGCGGCGATATTGATCTACAAACCGGCAGAAAACTTGAACAAATTCACGTTGCCGTCCAATAATCACTATGCAGCGCGGCATCTTCAATGCTCGCGCTAAAATAACCATTAAGGATCAAACATGAAGACAACAGCTTTTATCCTGACGATGTTCCTGTCGTCTGTCGTATCGGCGCAGGAAAAACCAACTACGGGCTACGCGTCGGTCAACGGACTCAAAATGTACTACGAAATCCACGGAAACGGCGATCCTGTGGTGTTGCTCCACGGCGCGTTCATGACAATTTCACTCAATTGGACCGAGTGGATCGGCGAACTTTCCAAAACGCGGAAAGTGATTGCTATCGAAAT
Protein-coding regions in this window:
- a CDS encoding VOC family protein, which produces MVEKVKPVPQGFHTVTPHLIVRDAHAAIQFYKNAFGAKEHSRAPGPDGKSIMHAELQIGDSIIFVNDEFPEWGVVSPLALNGSAVTIHLYVEDADAVWNRALNAGAKELMPLDNAFWGDRYGKLVDPFGHHWSIASHIEDLTPEEMAKRAAAAFGG
- a CDS encoding YciI family protein — encoded protein: MKYMLLIYYDEQTLSEAEREQCFGESAQLAHELDANGQYVAANPLHPTAAATSVRLRQGKRLVTDGPFAETREQLGGYFLIDAKNLDEAIGIAARIPMALKGTVEVRPVVEIPGLP
- a CDS encoding YciI family protein, with amino-acid sequence MKYLCMAYEEESKLDALSQSEWTALRAETLNYVDELKKGGYLIAAEPLQSVRTAATVRVRNGKISITDGPFAETKETLGGFFLIEAIDMNEAIQVASRWPSARLGSIEVRPIEAGLKEDKRYA
- a CDS encoding YciI family protein: MKYLCLGYYDEKKWETMSESEQNAFMDECFAYDDELRKNGHFVGGEALQSARNATTLRWRNNKVTVTDGPFAETKEQLGGLLVLEARDLNHAIQLMSKHPGVKAGPFEIRPIEDMSAIVAESERRRNVQKQ
- a CDS encoding YciI family protein encodes the protein MRFMMLMIPKGYETAAPGTMPDAKAVEAMMKYNEELQNAGVLRSLEGLHPPSMGARVSFAGGKPMVTDGPFIESKEVLGGYWIIEVKSKEEAIEWAKRCPGSDNEVIEIRRVQEFDDFPADVQKAAAGFEEMQKQAGQSR
- a CDS encoding polyketide cyclase — translated: MTTNTIRLHRVLRATPEKIYRAFLDADAMTKWLPPNGFTGKVHHADAKAGGTYKMSFTNFTTGKSHSFGGEYLELVPHERLRYTDRFDDPNLPGEMQTTITLKKVSCGTELNIVQEGVPAVIPAEACYLGWQESLTLLAKLVEAEIPD